A genome region from Oryctolagus cuniculus chromosome 20, mOryCun1.1, whole genome shotgun sequence includes the following:
- the LOC100343257 gene encoding disintegrin and metalloproteinase domain-containing protein 20 translates to MAVCGALMHTRITLLLLCLGVSLSIHGLSQARPSQHFSSLEVVIPSKVTSRGRGAKAPGWLSYRMRIGGQRHIVHMRVKRLLVSTHLPVFTYTEQHGLQEDHPFVLDDCYYHGYVEGAPESLVALSTCSGGFRGMLQINDLMYEIEPIRHSTTFEHLVYQVGSDETESPHMRCGLTEESIARQLAFQASYNFTLKPRSHLNWWAHWRFVELAVVVDNGRFVYSQSNESIVQAEVFNVINIVDELYYHMGVDVTLTGIEIWNVQNPINTSGDLDPVTETFAVWKFFFFDNRVHHDVAHLFIKELHGDKLGVAYVGGVCRRPINCGVDVFEDRRFSIFAITLAHEIGHNLGMWHDDRWCACPDRYCIMYPSRQPSRRFSNCSYSQYMANTMENGTCILSPAQPQHIVRLRFCGNRVVEDGEQCDCGSTQECGNDRCCMMNCVLKPGAACAFGGCCKDCNFLPLGTVCRQKASECDLPEWCNGTSHVCPDDVYKQDGILCSTNSYCYENACNNHDSQCKQIFGTGALSASKSCYNEMNTQGTRFGHCGIEGTTYVKCMAPDVMCGRVQCENVLTIPTLIEHSTVHQFHLNGTTCWGTDYHLGMSVPDIGEVKDGTVCAPGKMCLRRKCVDMVKASETCQTQHCNMSGVCNNKQHCHCHPGWAPPNCTIRGPGGSVDSGPPPPLPPGGKPPEDKPPEENPPGSNSPEDNSTDENPSGENPSEGNPSDEKPPGQKPPRPVSTKTGRAIFSSALIFIPFTLFCLFCCLVLCKEAEEGEGEGEAGEEGEDED, encoded by the coding sequence ATGGCAGTGTGTGGGGCCCTGATGCATACCAGGATCACtcttctgctgctctgccttgggGTATCTCTGTCCATACATGGCCTCTCCCAAGCCAGGCCCTCCCAGCATTTCAGCTCCCTGGAAGTGGTGATCCCCTCGAAGGTGACCAGCAGGGGTAGAGGTGCAAAGGCTCCAGGATGGCTCTCCTACCGCATGCGGATTGGGGGCCAGAGGCACATTGTCCACATGAGGGTCAAGAGGCTGTTGGTTTCCACACACCTCCCTGTGTTCACCTACACAGAGCAGCATGGCCTCCAGGAGGATCATCCCTTTGTCCTTGATGATTGTTACTATCATGGTTATGTGGAGGGGGCCCCCGAGTCTCTGGTTGCCCTCAGCACCTGTTCTGGGGGATTTCGAGGAATGCTACAGATAAATGACCTCATGTATGAAATTGAACCCATCAGGCACTCTACCACATTTGAGCACCTGGTGTATCAGGTAGGCAGTGATGAGACAGAGTCCCCACACATGAGATGTGGGTTAACAGAAGAGTCAATAGCACGCCAATTGGCATTTCAAGCATCATATAATTTCACTTTGAAACCACGTTCTCATCTGAATTGGTGGGCCCACTGGCGGTTTGTTGAGCTGGCAGTGGTCGTGGACAATGGTAGGTTTGTTTACTCTCAAAGTAATGAGTCAATAGTGCAGGCTGAAGTATTTAATGTTATCAATATAGTGGATGAATTGTATTACCACATGGGGGTTGATGTAACTTTGACTGGGATTGAAATCTGGAATGTACAAAACCCCATAAATACAAGTGGTGACTTAGATCCAGTTACAGAGACTTTTGctgtttggaaattttttttttttgataaccgTGTTCACCATGATGTTGCACATCTGTTCATAAAGGAATTACATGGTGACAAACTTGGAGTTGCCTATGTTGGAGGAGTATGCCGACGTCCTATAAATTGTGGAGTTGATGTTTTTGAAGACAGAAGATTCAGCATTTTTGCCATTACTTTGGCCCATGAGATTGGTCATAACTTGGGTATGTGGCATGATGATAGGTGGTGTGCATGTCCAGATCGGTATTGCATAATGTATCCCTCCAGACAGCCATCACGGAGATTTAGCAACTGTAGTTATTCCCAATATATGGCAAATACTATGGAAAATGGAACATGTATTCTCTCTCCTGCACAACCACAACACATCGTAAGGTTGAGATTCTGTGGGAACCGAGTGGTTGAAGATGGAGAGCAGTGTGACTGTGGATCTACACAAGAGTGTGGAAATGATCGTTGTTGTATGATGAACTGTGTTCTAAAGCCTGGGGCAGCTTGTGCATTTGGAGGTTGTTGCAAAGACTGCAACTTCCTTCCTCTAGGGACTGTATGTAGACAGAAGGCTAGTGAATGTGATCTTCCAGAGTGGTGCAACGGGACGTCACATGTGTGCCCAGATGACGTATATAAACAGGACGGAATCCTCTGTAGTACAAATTCCTACTGCTATGAAAATGCATGTAATAACCATGATTCTCAGTGTAAGCAGATTTTTGGCACAGGGGCCCTGAGCGCGTCTAAAAGCTGCTACAATGAAATGAACACCCAAGGAACTCGTTTTGGCCACTGTGGTATTGAAGGCACCACATATGTAAAGTGTATGGCTCCTGATGTCATGTGTGGGAGAGTTCAGTGTGAAAATGTGCTCACAATTCCAACACTGATAGAACATTCTACGGTGCATCAGTTTCACCTCAATGGCACCACTTGCTGGGGCACTGATTATCACCTAGGGATGTCCGTACCTGATATTGGTGAAGTGAAAGATGGCACGGTGTGTGCTCCAGGCAAGATGTGCCTCCGCAGGAAATGTGTCGATATGGTTAAAGCATCAGAAACCTGTCAGACTCAGCATTGCAACATGAGTGGGGTCTGCAATAATAAACAGCACTGTCACTGTCACCCAGGATGGGCACCTCCCAACTGTACTATCAGGGGCCCTGGGGGTAGTGTAGATAGTggtccaccaccaccactgccacctgGAGGGAAACCCCCTGAGGATAAACCTCCTGAGGAGAACCCACCTGGGTCCAACTCACCTGAGGACAACTCTACTGATGAGAACCCATCTGGGGAGAACCCATCTGAGGGGAATCCATCTGACGAGAAGCCACCTGGTCAGAAACCTCCAAGGCCAGTGTCAACTAAGACAGGAAGAGCAATTTTCTCATCAGCATTAatcttcattccttttacacttttttgtttgttttgctgccTTGTGCTATGTaaggaagcagaggaaggtgaaggtgaaggtgaagcaggggaagagggagaagacgAAGACTAa